A stretch of the Rosa rugosa chromosome 5, drRosRugo1.1, whole genome shotgun sequence genome encodes the following:
- the LOC133711513 gene encoding uncharacterized protein LOC133711513: MPTEAPSKSDAPYADIDPDIIIQGLLRESQTVRRIDVDLPDKVRVTDHRVSMSFPDEMYLRFPDAVLEYLNQRVEEEAGTEGHEVPVAREPARGGQDQPMQVGEEGELPQVCAGERQSPETWEAERQSPQVSAGGEGLGDGVRASEPTVEVEISVEELLEEVERRQSDTSARARLVQDAVLEQLETVFGEEVGDPVSREVITVDSGEAEVTSQAVGETGLTIEVPEVQPESGEDVDNGIMQAVNLNYHASGELVAHFDREIERLQGELEAERNRARELQNAVDHGRVEHEDIRRVIDEGIARRMELEQALAIEEARRQEAEGTVAPLREANLDLTGKLQRAEDGLRLVEQVRARVAEAEERLQDLERQVRERDVELELRAAALESLAPYPDRVVDLEGQVGNLQREVDQLRDVELEAGEREAEMERLRKELAEERARSSDFAEEYLCLRAAAETHKNKLAKARLDGAEKAVDLYIRKNHFREKMNKAFSDGALH; encoded by the exons ATGCCGACCGAGGCTCCGAGCAAGAGCGACGCTCCATATGCCGATATTGATCCTGACATCATTATCCAAGGGTTGTTGCGAGAATCGCAGACGGTGAGGCGAATTGATGTAGACCTCCCTGATAAGGTGCGTGTGACAGATCATCGGGTGAGTATGTCGTTTCCCGATGAGATGTATCTGAGGTTCCCCGATGCCGTCCTGGAGTATCTCAATCAGCGGGTCGAGGAGGAGGCTGGGACCGAAGGGCATGAAGTTCCCGTTGCTCGGGAGCCGGCTCGGGGTGGTCAGGATCAGCCCATGCAGGTAGGCGAGGAGGGTGAGCTTCCCCAAGTGTGCGCCGGCGAGCGTCAGTCCCCCGAGACTTGGGAAGCAGAGAGGCAGTCCCCCCAGGTTTCGGCGGGAGGGGAGGGTCTTGGTGATGGGGTTCGGGCCTCGGAGCCCACGGTGGAGGTAGAGATCTCCGTGGAGGAGCTGCTGGAAGAGGTGGAGCGGCGTCAGAGCGATACTAGTGCTCGTGCTCGCCTGGTGCAGGATGCGGTTCTAGAACAGCTGGAGACCGTTTTTGGTGAGGAGGTGGGTGACCCTGTCTCGCGGGAAGTCATCACTGTGGATAGTGGGGAGGCGGAGGTGACCAGCCAAGCCGTTGGCGAGACAGGGCTGACAATCGAGGTGCCCGAAGTACAGCCCGAGTCTGGAGAAG ATGTTGACAATGGTATAATGCAGGCTGTGAACTTAAATTACCACGCCTCGGGCGAGTTGGTGGCTCATTTTGATCGAGAGATAGAGCGGCTACAAGGGGAGCTGGAGGCCGAGAGAAATCGGGCGCGCGAGCTTCAGAATGCGGTGGACCATGGCCGGGTGGAGCATGAGGATATTAGGCGAGTCATTGATGAAGGGATCGCGAGGAGGATGGAGCTGGAGCAAGCGCTAGCCATAGAGGAGGCCCGTCGTCAAGAGGCTGAGGGTACTGTCGCTCCGCTGAGGGAGGCGAACCTGGATTTAACTGGGAAGCTGCAGCGGGCGGAGGATGGCCTGAGGTTGGTAGAGCAAGTTAGGGCCCGGGTGGCCGAGGCCGAGGAGCGTCTGCAAGATTTGGAAAGGCAGGTCCGAGAACGCGATGTCGAGTTGGAGCTTCGTGCTGCTGCCTTGGAGAGTTTGGCTCCCTATCCGGACCGCGTGGTGGATCTGGAGGGGCAAGTTGGGAATCTGCAGAGGGAGGTGGACCAATTACGGGATGTGGAGCTGGAGGcaggagagagggaggcagAGATGGAGCGGCTGAGGAAGGAGCTAGCCGAGGAGCGGGCACGATCAAGTGACTTCGCCGAAGAGTACCTCTGCTTGCGCGCTGCTGCCGAGACGCACAAGAATAAGCTCGCCAAGGCTAGACTGGATGGTGCGGAAAAGGCGGTGGATCTCTATATCCGGAAAAATCATTTTCGAGAGAAGATGAACAAAGCCTTCTCGGATGGGGCCTTGCACTAG